One window of Diabrotica undecimpunctata isolate CICGRU chromosome 8, icDiaUnde3, whole genome shotgun sequence genomic DNA carries:
- the LOC140448678 gene encoding neutral alpha-glucosidase C-like isoform X1, which yields MERSDKMLRLLLFLALIASYVSCANHTLYKDCARIPFCKKLRTIENPSKFTAQLDKLSQTGNIVSIPLTNSDSQELVLQISLLAHETARIKIAEKNSKRYQLADVLAEEPQTLEISAKTSEKEVTVSPKNASYSYKVVVTAGTPFNVEFYYDDNTKEVALNGEHLVFDKEDNAFAFATEFIDAKRLYGLHHHPIKLELPSTRDTDGKVLMDPYRNRNSDNDHYEVGSPMAVYGTVPVIYGHSEKQTSGIFLHNAAEQWVDIWYDEDTTSGWSYFMVESGTLDLFVLLGNQPKNVVRQFTKLTGVAHMPQLWTLGYHQCRWSYKTQEDTKSVVAQMDANNFPMDAIWLDIDYTDGKRYFTWDPETYSDPEELQRNLSSTNRKLVVILDPHIKVDEDYPVYTGAKGKYFVKSPNREDFKGDCWPGLSSYLDFLNPEARDYYASWYSYDKFKKSTPVLAGVWNDMNEPSVFDNELEKTLPFDVLHHGNVAHRDIHNIYGFLQTMATHQGLMERDNFTKRPFILTRSHFAGSQRYTAMWTGDNTADWPFLQVSYSECILSNIMGLVFCGADIGGFFNNPETELVQRWYQAGVWLPFYRGHAENTTDRREPYVYSAEVQDIIRNALRLRYRHIPVWYTLFYEHTRTGDPVVRPIFYDYPGSVDQDYHILLGSNILARPVMEKGARSVTVNFPGSEDGQWYRVDDGSFKIYSGQSSVILPVTISTSPYFYKAGSIITRRDEERSSTAEMQNDPFVLYVNVDKENKASGNLYVDDYTSFEYQNNQRYFYVNLAYQPNEIDISTIDGDFSGMTITFGQIIVHQQSDKDEKRYTRTVYTHLADGTPLKTMNIVEKLNGNKMVSLKL from the exons ATGGAAAGGTCAGACAAGATGTTAAG acTCTTACTTTTTTTGGCATTGATAGCCAGCTATGTCTCATGTGCGAATCACACCTTATACAAAGATTGCGCCAGAATACCGTTTTGCAA aaaattGAGAACCATTGAAAATCCCTCGAAGTTTACAGCTCAATTAGACAAGCTAAGTCAAACTGGCAATATCGTCTCGATTCCCCTGACAAATTCCGATAGTCAGGAACTAGTCCTGCAAATATCCTTACTGGCCCATGAAACAGCAAGGATAAAAATTGCCGAAAAGAACAGTAAACGGTACCAACTGGCTGATGTTTTGGCGGAAGAGCCACAAACTTTAGA AATATCAGCAAAAACGTCAGAGAAAGAAGTCACTGTATCACCAAAAAATGCATCATATTCGTACAAAGTTGTAGTAACTGCGGGAACTCCTTTTAACGTGGAGTTCTATTATGATGACAACACCAAAGAGGTTGCACTAAACGGGGAACACCTGGTGTTTGATAAG gaggACAATGCTTTCGCATTTGCAACGGAATTCATCGACGCGAAGAGACTCTATGGTTTACATCATCATCCAATCAAACTGGAACTTCCATCGACGAGAGATACAGATGGAAAGGTACTGATGGACCCCTATAGAAATAGAAATTCCGATAACGATCATTATGAAGTTGGTTCGCCAATGGCAGTATATGGAACCGTGCCTGTTATATATGGACATTC TGAGAAACAAACGTCTGGTATCTTTTTGCACAACGCTGCTGAACAATGGGTGGACATTTGGTACGACGAAGACACTACATCAGGCTGGAGTTACTTTATGGTAGAAAGCGGTACCTTAGATCTGTTCGTTTTGCTCGGAAATCAACCCAAAAACGTCGTCAGACAGTTCACGAAACTCACAGGAGTGGCTCATATGCCTCAA TTGTGGACTCTGGGCTACCACCAATGCAGATGGTCCTACAAAACCCAAGAAGACACTAAATCTGTAGTAGCCCAGATGGACGCCAACAATTTCCCGATGGACGCCATTTGGTTGGATATCGACTATACCGACGGCAAGAGATATTTTACATGGGATCCAGAGACCTATTCTGATCCAGAAGAATTGCAGAGGAATTTGTCCAGTACTAATAGAAAGCTAGTGGTTATTTTGGACCCTCACATTAAAGTTGATGAGGACTATCCAGTGTATACTGGAGCGAAAGGAAAGTACTTTGTTAAATCGCccaatagagaagattttaaag GTGATTGTTGGCCCGGTTTGTCCAGCTACCTTGATTTCCTCAACCCAGAAGCTCGAGACTACTACGCCAGCTGGTACAGCTacgataaatttaaaaaatcaactcCCGTTCTTGCTGGTGTATGGAACGATATGAATGAACCGTCAGTATTTGACAACGAGCTGGAAAAAACGTTGCCTTTTGATGTTTTACACCATGGAAATGTTGCTCATAGAGATATTCACAATATTTACGGTTTTCTCCAG ACCATGGCTACTCACCAAGGACTGATGGAGAGGGACAACTTTACTAAACGTCCATTTATCTTGACCAGATCCCACTTTGCTGGAAGTCAAAGATATACAGCAATGTGGACTGGAGACAATACGGCCGATTGGCCTTTCCTGCAAGTCAGTTACTCAGAATGCATCTTATCTAATATCATGGGCTTGGTATTTTGCGGTGCTGACATTGGTGGATTTTTCAACAATCCTGAGACGGAGCTGGTGCAAAGATGGTATCAG GCAGGTGTTTGGTTGCCTTTCTACAGAGGTCACGCAGAAAATACCACAGACAGAAGAGAACCCTACGTATACTCCGCCGAAGTTCAGGATATTATAAGAAATGCCCTTCGACTGAGGTACAGGCATATACCGGTGTGGTATACCCTGTTTTATGAGCACACCAGAACAGGAGATCCGGTGGTGAGACCTATTTTCTACGATTACCCCGGCAGCGTCGATCAGGACTATCATATATTACTGG GTTCCAATATATTAGCAAGGCCTGTGATGGAAAAAGGAGCAAGATCGGTGACTGTAAACTTCCCTGGCTCGGAAGATGGTCAGTGGTACCGAGTAGATGATGGTTCTTTTAAAATTTACAGTGGGCAATCTTCAGTGATCTTACCCGTAACTATTTCAACA TCTCCATATTTCTACAAAGCGGGAAGCATTATTACAAGGAGGGACGAAGAACGTTCATCAACGGCTGAAATGCAAAATGATCCTTTCGTTTTGTATGTCAACGTCGACAAG gaGAATAAAGCCAGTGGTAATCTTTATGTCGACGACTATACCAGTTTTGAATACCAAAATAATCAAAGATACTTTTATGTAAACCTGGCATATCAACCAAACGAAATTGATATTAG tACAATCGATGGCGACTTCAGCGGCATGACAATCACATTTGGTCAAATTATTGTCCATCAACAATCAGATAAAG ATGAGAAGAGATACACCCGTACGGTCTATACACATTTAGCCGATGGTACTCCATTGAAGACTATGAATATAGTGGAAAAGTTGAACGGAAACAAAATGGTTTCTTTGAAATTATAA
- the LOC140448678 gene encoding neutral alpha-glucosidase C-like isoform X2, with translation MYFRLLLFLALIASYVSCANHTLYKDCARIPFCKKLRTIENPSKFTAQLDKLSQTGNIVSIPLTNSDSQELVLQISLLAHETARIKIAEKNSKRYQLADVLAEEPQTLEISAKTSEKEVTVSPKNASYSYKVVVTAGTPFNVEFYYDDNTKEVALNGEHLVFDKEDNAFAFATEFIDAKRLYGLHHHPIKLELPSTRDTDGKVLMDPYRNRNSDNDHYEVGSPMAVYGTVPVIYGHSEKQTSGIFLHNAAEQWVDIWYDEDTTSGWSYFMVESGTLDLFVLLGNQPKNVVRQFTKLTGVAHMPQLWTLGYHQCRWSYKTQEDTKSVVAQMDANNFPMDAIWLDIDYTDGKRYFTWDPETYSDPEELQRNLSSTNRKLVVILDPHIKVDEDYPVYTGAKGKYFVKSPNREDFKGDCWPGLSSYLDFLNPEARDYYASWYSYDKFKKSTPVLAGVWNDMNEPSVFDNELEKTLPFDVLHHGNVAHRDIHNIYGFLQTMATHQGLMERDNFTKRPFILTRSHFAGSQRYTAMWTGDNTADWPFLQVSYSECILSNIMGLVFCGADIGGFFNNPETELVQRWYQAGVWLPFYRGHAENTTDRREPYVYSAEVQDIIRNALRLRYRHIPVWYTLFYEHTRTGDPVVRPIFYDYPGSVDQDYHILLGSNILARPVMEKGARSVTVNFPGSEDGQWYRVDDGSFKIYSGQSSVILPVTISTSPYFYKAGSIITRRDEERSSTAEMQNDPFVLYVNVDKENKASGNLYVDDYTSFEYQNNQRYFYVNLAYQPNEIDISTIDGDFSGMTITFGQIIVHQQSDKDEKRYTRTVYTHLADGTPLKTMNIVEKLNGNKMVSLKL, from the exons atgtatttcag acTCTTACTTTTTTTGGCATTGATAGCCAGCTATGTCTCATGTGCGAATCACACCTTATACAAAGATTGCGCCAGAATACCGTTTTGCAA aaaattGAGAACCATTGAAAATCCCTCGAAGTTTACAGCTCAATTAGACAAGCTAAGTCAAACTGGCAATATCGTCTCGATTCCCCTGACAAATTCCGATAGTCAGGAACTAGTCCTGCAAATATCCTTACTGGCCCATGAAACAGCAAGGATAAAAATTGCCGAAAAGAACAGTAAACGGTACCAACTGGCTGATGTTTTGGCGGAAGAGCCACAAACTTTAGA AATATCAGCAAAAACGTCAGAGAAAGAAGTCACTGTATCACCAAAAAATGCATCATATTCGTACAAAGTTGTAGTAACTGCGGGAACTCCTTTTAACGTGGAGTTCTATTATGATGACAACACCAAAGAGGTTGCACTAAACGGGGAACACCTGGTGTTTGATAAG gaggACAATGCTTTCGCATTTGCAACGGAATTCATCGACGCGAAGAGACTCTATGGTTTACATCATCATCCAATCAAACTGGAACTTCCATCGACGAGAGATACAGATGGAAAGGTACTGATGGACCCCTATAGAAATAGAAATTCCGATAACGATCATTATGAAGTTGGTTCGCCAATGGCAGTATATGGAACCGTGCCTGTTATATATGGACATTC TGAGAAACAAACGTCTGGTATCTTTTTGCACAACGCTGCTGAACAATGGGTGGACATTTGGTACGACGAAGACACTACATCAGGCTGGAGTTACTTTATGGTAGAAAGCGGTACCTTAGATCTGTTCGTTTTGCTCGGAAATCAACCCAAAAACGTCGTCAGACAGTTCACGAAACTCACAGGAGTGGCTCATATGCCTCAA TTGTGGACTCTGGGCTACCACCAATGCAGATGGTCCTACAAAACCCAAGAAGACACTAAATCTGTAGTAGCCCAGATGGACGCCAACAATTTCCCGATGGACGCCATTTGGTTGGATATCGACTATACCGACGGCAAGAGATATTTTACATGGGATCCAGAGACCTATTCTGATCCAGAAGAATTGCAGAGGAATTTGTCCAGTACTAATAGAAAGCTAGTGGTTATTTTGGACCCTCACATTAAAGTTGATGAGGACTATCCAGTGTATACTGGAGCGAAAGGAAAGTACTTTGTTAAATCGCccaatagagaagattttaaag GTGATTGTTGGCCCGGTTTGTCCAGCTACCTTGATTTCCTCAACCCAGAAGCTCGAGACTACTACGCCAGCTGGTACAGCTacgataaatttaaaaaatcaactcCCGTTCTTGCTGGTGTATGGAACGATATGAATGAACCGTCAGTATTTGACAACGAGCTGGAAAAAACGTTGCCTTTTGATGTTTTACACCATGGAAATGTTGCTCATAGAGATATTCACAATATTTACGGTTTTCTCCAG ACCATGGCTACTCACCAAGGACTGATGGAGAGGGACAACTTTACTAAACGTCCATTTATCTTGACCAGATCCCACTTTGCTGGAAGTCAAAGATATACAGCAATGTGGACTGGAGACAATACGGCCGATTGGCCTTTCCTGCAAGTCAGTTACTCAGAATGCATCTTATCTAATATCATGGGCTTGGTATTTTGCGGTGCTGACATTGGTGGATTTTTCAACAATCCTGAGACGGAGCTGGTGCAAAGATGGTATCAG GCAGGTGTTTGGTTGCCTTTCTACAGAGGTCACGCAGAAAATACCACAGACAGAAGAGAACCCTACGTATACTCCGCCGAAGTTCAGGATATTATAAGAAATGCCCTTCGACTGAGGTACAGGCATATACCGGTGTGGTATACCCTGTTTTATGAGCACACCAGAACAGGAGATCCGGTGGTGAGACCTATTTTCTACGATTACCCCGGCAGCGTCGATCAGGACTATCATATATTACTGG GTTCCAATATATTAGCAAGGCCTGTGATGGAAAAAGGAGCAAGATCGGTGACTGTAAACTTCCCTGGCTCGGAAGATGGTCAGTGGTACCGAGTAGATGATGGTTCTTTTAAAATTTACAGTGGGCAATCTTCAGTGATCTTACCCGTAACTATTTCAACA TCTCCATATTTCTACAAAGCGGGAAGCATTATTACAAGGAGGGACGAAGAACGTTCATCAACGGCTGAAATGCAAAATGATCCTTTCGTTTTGTATGTCAACGTCGACAAG gaGAATAAAGCCAGTGGTAATCTTTATGTCGACGACTATACCAGTTTTGAATACCAAAATAATCAAAGATACTTTTATGTAAACCTGGCATATCAACCAAACGAAATTGATATTAG tACAATCGATGGCGACTTCAGCGGCATGACAATCACATTTGGTCAAATTATTGTCCATCAACAATCAGATAAAG ATGAGAAGAGATACACCCGTACGGTCTATACACATTTAGCCGATGGTACTCCATTGAAGACTATGAATATAGTGGAAAAGTTGAACGGAAACAAAATGGTTTCTTTGAAATTATAA